Proteins encoded within one genomic window of Ranitomeya variabilis isolate aRanVar5 chromosome 4, aRanVar5.hap1, whole genome shotgun sequence:
- the LOC143769001 gene encoding ubiquitin carboxyl-terminal hydrolase CYLD-like, with translation MSTINSMAKSRKPFIVLKEFITGRHKVASGSIGVFLDNEQTHGRIMDLPSRPEVLVRRSMVRLLGRRESAFLYGIGLPQRRLHLLANEKLFLAVCALQISDVVRVCHRGYATVGVATAIWELSEKSGLCELTKLLVEVELLDGESCDTSMPVIKVDAGEVLAVSSSVQRYPQYRGNGPRLDEEDMYTVLEDSMKDHPPVRESEVLEKIVGQRKGIQGHFNSCYLDTTLFSLFAFSSVLDHILRSPDVCDAKVQRILRQDIVYPLRRSGFVHAENVMKLRKLLRCASFVTEEKDPEEFLSALLHEVLAVEPLLKIRCNNKTQESNSYQIIVERDGALKVPSVQTLMDRSFRFYEDLTFDQVPRCLILQMPRFGKKFKMFPYIFPSLELDITHMLHKRSAVCCLCLSPAEYECTHCLADPLTTDGNVRQFCQLCEKQVHSSNQMKDHRPTRLEIQPNITNKKQKLELLAVLCIKTSHFVSFVKYGPDKNSWVFFDSMAGRIGNEIGTNVPVVRTCPQLGDYLSMPEEEFSAVDFTKMDALPKRFFSDIYMCIYQRPDHCMQSG, from the exons ATGTCCACTATCAATTCCATGGCTAAATCTCGGAAGCCATTTATTGTCCTAAAAGAGTTTATTACTGGTCGGCACAAGGTGGCATCTGGATCCATTGGTGTTTTTCTAGACAATGAACAGACACATGGTCGTATTATGGATCTGCCTTCACGACCAGAAGTGCTAGTGAGAAGAAGCATGGTGCGACTCCTAGGTAGAAGAGAGTCAGCCTTTTTGTATGGGATTGGATTACCTCAACGGCGGCTTCATCTTTTGGCCAACGAGAAGCTATTTCTTGCAGTTTGTGCTTTACAGATTAGTGATGTTGTCAGAGTTTGTCATCGGGGCTATGCAACAGTGGGTGTGGCCACTGCCATTTGGGAACTTTCTGAAAAATCAGGACTGTGCGAGCTTACAAAGTTACTGGTTGAAGTTGAATTACTG GACGGAGAGAGCTGCGATACCTCCATGCCAGTAATAAAGGTTGATGCAGGCGAAGTTCTGGCTGTAAGCTCTAGtgtacagcgatatccacagtacaGGGGAAATGGACCCAGGCTGGATGAAGAAG ATATGTACACTGTGCTAGAAGACAGCATGAAGGACCATCCACCTGTGCGTGAATCTGAAGTTCTGGAGAAGATTGTTGGACAGAGAAAAGGCATTCAAGGACACTTCAATTCCTGCTATCTAGATACAACGCTTTTCAG cctgtttgcattttcctctgtttTGGATCACATCTTACGgtctcctgatgtttgcgatgccaAAGTCCAGCGAATCTTGCGCCAAGATATTGTGTATCCCTTGAGAAG GAGTGGATTTGTACATGCAGAAAATGTCATGAAGCTCAGAAAACTACTTCGATGTGCCTCTTTCGTAACCGAGGAGAAAG ACCCAGAAGAATTCCTCAGTGCCTTGTTGCATGAAGTTCTAGCAGTGGAGCCTCTTCTTAAAATCAG ATGTAATAACAAGACCCAGGAGAGCAACAGCTATCAAATAATTGTAGAACGAGATGGAGCACTAAAGGTTCCCAGTGTCCAGACCCTTATGGACAGATCATTTCGATTCTATGAAGACCTAACATTTGACCAG GTTCCACGTTGTCTTATCCTTCAAATGCCAAGATTTGGCAAGAAGTTTAAAATGTTTCCATATATATTCCCTTCCCTAGAACTGGACATCACTCATATGCTGCACAAAA GAAGCGCCGTGTGCTGTCTATGTCTGAGTCCTGCTGAGTATGAATGCACTCACTGCCTTGCCGACCCACTAACCACGGACGGGAACGTTCGCCAGTTCTGCCAACTTTGTGAGAAACAG GTTCATTCAAGCAATCAGATGAAGGATCATAGACCCACAAGACTTGAAATACAACCTAACATTACAAACAAAAAGCAAAAGCTTGAACTGTTGGCCGTTCTCTGCATAAAGACCAGTCACTTTGTCTCATTTGTAAAATATGGACCAGACAAAAACTCCTGGGTCTTCTTTGACAGCATGGCAGGAAGAATAG GAAATGAAATCGGCACAAATGTCCCTGTAGTCCGAACCTGCCCACAACTGGGAGACTATCTATCCATGCCTGAGGAGGAGTTTAGTGCTGTGGACTTCACCAAGATGGACGCACTACCTAAAAGATTCTTTTCCGACATCTACATGTGCATCTACCAGCGCCCAGATCATTGCATGCAAAGTGGTTGA